From Spirosoma aerolatum, one genomic window encodes:
- a CDS encoding (2Fe-2S)-binding protein, which yields MALFKLLVNGRNYQADVDPDTPLLWVLRDHFGLVGTKYGCGIAQCGACTVHLNGEAIRSCVLPVSAVGKSKVTTIEGLSSDGTHPVQLAWDKVDVPQCGYCQAGQIMTAAALLKRNPKPTQSEIDETMTGNLCRCGTYHRIREAVKLAAEHPVSGSSKTPKTK from the coding sequence ATGGCTCTCTTCAAACTACTCGTAAACGGTCGTAATTATCAGGCTGATGTTGATCCCGATACTCCTCTTTTATGGGTGCTGCGCGATCATTTTGGTTTAGTCGGTACCAAATACGGTTGTGGTATCGCCCAATGCGGTGCCTGTACTGTTCATCTAAATGGGGAAGCAATCCGTTCCTGTGTGTTGCCAGTCTCCGCAGTTGGTAAATCGAAAGTTACAACGATTGAAGGCCTCTCTTCCGATGGAACACATCCCGTTCAACTGGCTTGGGATAAGGTAGATGTACCTCAATGTGGCTATTGCCAGGCTGGCCAGATCATGACGGCGGCTGCACTTCTTAAACGTAATCCGAAACCTACCCAGTCCGAAATTGATGAAACCATGACAGGTAACCTCTGTCGGTGTGGTACTTATCATCGAATTCGCGAAGCTGTAAAGTTAGCTGCTGAGCATCCTGTATCGGGTTCTTCTAAAACGCCAAAAACGAAATAG
- a CDS encoding xanthine dehydrogenase family protein molybdopterin-binding subunit — MQTIANTNRRNFLKIASLAGGGLVLGFNWTGADAATPLMEAGTTAVPGVDFNSYLSINPQGIITILSPNPEVGQGIKTAFPIIVAEELDADWTKVIVEQAPLDTKKFERQVAGGSGSIPHSWKRLRVAGATARQMLLQAAAKRWNVPVSECSTAKGVVLHSASNRQLSYGELATEAAQIPVPTDVKLKEVKDFKLIGSTVKNIDNPKIITGKPLFGLDFYREGMVFAMLQRPAFGYKLKSLDATAAKAMSGIIDVVTFDNNVAVVGKSTWQVKKAKDALKIEWEKGDALESTADHNRLFKEMLDSSEATVRRKDGDVETAFKNAAKVIKAEYQCPFLPHNPLEPMNFFAHVRPDGVELVGPTQTPELARNETAKLLGISPDKVTVQLTRMGGGFGRRLKADYVLEAVQVSKLVKAPVKLIWTREDDMTGGSYRPAVRYRFEAALDAQGNMIGYKLRGVGMNEANATRQDNFPSGAVDNLLIDSVYHKSPITIGPWRAPVTNFLAFAEQSFLDEVAHAAGKDPVQFRLELLEKAKQKPVGEIKYDIDRMIGVIKLAAEKSGWGKKKGPDGKLLAQGFSVYFSHRSYVAQVGEVVVQKGKPVLQKVYSAADCGVVVNQSGAQQQVRGCVVDGVGHAMYGNITFKDGVPQQKNFNEYRLIRLAEIPEVEVHFVQNEIEPTGLGEPSLPPAGAAVANAIFKATGKRLRSQPFVEQDEFKGVS; from the coding sequence ATGCAAACGATCGCTAATACTAATCGGAGAAACTTTCTGAAAATTGCTTCGCTCGCTGGAGGAGGTTTGGTTTTAGGCTTTAATTGGACAGGCGCTGATGCCGCTACGCCTTTAATGGAGGCTGGAACGACTGCTGTGCCGGGCGTTGACTTCAACAGTTATTTATCAATTAATCCGCAGGGAATTATCACCATATTATCGCCTAATCCTGAGGTTGGGCAGGGTATTAAAACGGCTTTCCCGATTATTGTAGCTGAGGAGCTGGATGCCGATTGGACGAAGGTAATTGTTGAACAGGCTCCACTCGATACCAAAAAATTTGAACGGCAGGTAGCCGGAGGGAGTGGCTCGATCCCGCATTCCTGGAAACGGTTACGGGTAGCTGGCGCAACTGCCCGCCAGATGTTGCTGCAAGCTGCGGCCAAACGCTGGAACGTCCCTGTTTCCGAGTGTTCTACGGCTAAGGGTGTAGTATTGCATTCGGCCAGTAATCGTCAGTTGAGTTATGGTGAGTTAGCTACTGAAGCCGCTCAAATACCGGTGCCGACTGATGTGAAACTTAAAGAAGTTAAGGATTTTAAGTTAATCGGTAGCACTGTTAAGAATATTGATAACCCGAAGATTATCACAGGTAAGCCACTTTTTGGCCTGGATTTCTACCGGGAAGGCATGGTGTTTGCTATGTTGCAGCGACCCGCTTTTGGGTATAAACTGAAGTCGTTGGATGCTACTGCCGCAAAAGCTATGTCAGGCATTATCGATGTAGTTACGTTCGATAATAATGTGGCGGTTGTTGGTAAGTCGACCTGGCAGGTGAAAAAAGCTAAGGATGCGCTCAAGATTGAGTGGGAAAAAGGTGATGCTCTGGAAAGCACTGCCGACCATAATCGGCTATTCAAGGAAATGCTGGATAGTTCGGAAGCTACCGTTCGGCGGAAGGATGGTGACGTAGAGACTGCATTTAAAAATGCAGCTAAAGTCATAAAGGCGGAGTACCAATGCCCTTTCCTGCCGCATAATCCGCTGGAGCCGATGAACTTTTTTGCGCATGTCCGCCCCGACGGCGTTGAGCTGGTTGGGCCTACACAAACGCCTGAGCTGGCTCGTAATGAAACGGCCAAGCTGTTGGGTATATCGCCCGATAAGGTGACTGTGCAGCTGACCCGGATGGGGGGCGGTTTTGGACGCCGACTGAAGGCCGATTACGTACTTGAAGCAGTACAGGTGTCAAAACTGGTAAAAGCGCCTGTAAAGCTCATCTGGACACGGGAAGATGACATGACAGGTGGGAGTTATCGGCCCGCAGTTCGCTATCGGTTCGAAGCCGCTTTAGATGCGCAGGGAAACATGATTGGCTACAAGCTTCGTGGAGTAGGGATGAATGAGGCTAATGCAACGCGCCAGGATAATTTCCCATCAGGAGCTGTTGATAACCTGCTGATTGATAGTGTATACCATAAGTCGCCGATTACAATTGGCCCATGGCGGGCACCGGTTACAAATTTCCTAGCTTTTGCAGAACAATCGTTTTTAGATGAGGTGGCCCATGCTGCCGGCAAAGACCCTGTACAATTTCGACTGGAATTGTTAGAGAAAGCTAAACAAAAACCAGTTGGGGAAATCAAATACGACATCGACCGGATGATTGGTGTGATAAAGCTGGCTGCTGAAAAATCAGGCTGGGGTAAAAAGAAAGGGCCAGACGGAAAACTCCTTGCCCAAGGCTTCAGCGTCTATTTTTCGCACCGGTCGTATGTAGCTCAGGTCGGGGAAGTAGTGGTGCAAAAGGGTAAACCGGTGCTGCAAAAAGTGTATTCGGCGGCTGATTGTGGCGTTGTCGTTAACCAAAGCGGTGCTCAGCAACAGGTTCGTGGTTGTGTGGTCGATGGTGTTGGGCATGCCATGTATGGCAATATTACGTTTAAAGACGGTGTACCGCAGCAGAAGAATTTTAATGAGTATCGATTGATTCGATTGGCTGAGATACCAGAAGTCGAAGTGCATTTTGTCCAGAATGAAATCGAGCCGACTGGCCTTGGAGAGCCATCCTTGCCACCTGCTGGAGCCGCTGTTGCCAATGCGATCTTTAAAGCAACTGGTAAACGGTTGCGTAGCCAGCCATTTGTCGAACAGGATGAATTCAAAGGTGTATCCTAA
- a CDS encoding ParB N-terminal domain-containing protein: protein MNLVISPTLDKLPRIDSNDLEDLQGNLKDLSKSNYTKLKHSLETEGFLFPLFVWKEPVYGVMYSFDGHQRLRVIQREIPGGIELPYILVHAETREEAKRKLLLFNSQYGEVTKDGWDEFIADMGDAVDYVNELTTFGGFLDENWTPPGNDTTDETKDAGSAGSGGSASSGDFTYRIEAICVSEREQEELYNELTDRGFTCKVLTL from the coding sequence ATGAATCTGGTTATATCGCCCACCCTGGACAAATTACCTCGGATTGATAGTAACGATCTGGAAGACTTGCAGGGCAACCTAAAAGACCTCAGTAAGAGCAATTACACGAAGCTGAAACACTCGCTCGAAACAGAAGGGTTTTTATTCCCGCTGTTTGTCTGGAAAGAGCCTGTTTACGGTGTCATGTATTCGTTTGACGGACATCAACGCTTGCGGGTTATTCAGCGCGAAATCCCTGGCGGCATTGAATTGCCGTATATTCTCGTTCATGCCGAAACCCGCGAAGAAGCAAAGCGTAAGCTACTGCTGTTTAACTCGCAGTATGGCGAAGTCACAAAAGACGGATGGGACGAATTTATTGCTGACATGGGGGATGCCGTCGATTACGTCAATGAACTAACCACTTTCGGCGGGTTTCTTGATGAGAACTGGACACCACCGGGCAACGACACGACCGACGAAACAAAAGACGCGGGTTCTGCTGGCTCTGGCGGCTCAGCGTCTTCGGGAGATTTTACGTACCGTATCGAGGCTATTTGCGTCTCTGAGCGTGAGCAGGAAGAATTGTACAACGAACTAACCGACCGGGGATTCACATGCAAAGTTTTGACATTGTAA
- a CDS encoding GNAT family N-acetyltransferase has protein sequence MDIYACEGAIRKRELWKAFSKHHYLAHSFNASSWVYVATVNGQLAAFQAVINFPHAAIKNGVRLHRTVVLPAFQGIGLGGILTKHVVDMYHRNGHKIFTTTTHPARIKQLSRSPDWVCTHKGRVSPNGNTSTKSTSFKKSNSSSRITTSWKYAPGKGK, from the coding sequence ATCGACATCTATGCTTGTGAGGGGGCTATCCGTAAGCGTGAGCTATGGAAGGCGTTTAGCAAGCATCACTATCTAGCTCATTCGTTCAATGCCTCGTCCTGGGTCTATGTCGCAACCGTCAACGGCCAGTTAGCTGCGTTTCAGGCCGTGATTAACTTTCCGCATGCGGCCATCAAAAACGGCGTTCGGTTGCATCGTACGGTTGTATTACCGGCATTCCAGGGTATCGGGCTTGGGGGTATCCTGACAAAGCATGTGGTCGATATGTACCATCGCAACGGACATAAGATTTTCACGACGACGACACACCCGGCCCGGATTAAGCAGTTAAGTAGGTCGCCGGATTGGGTCTGTACGCACAAAGGTCGGGTAAGTCCAAACGGAAATACATCGACCAAATCGACATCATTCAAGAAAAGTAACAGTAGTTCCCGTATTACAACTTCATGGAAGTACGCACCGGGAAAAGGTAAGTAA
- a CDS encoding helix-turn-helix domain-containing protein encodes MTQGKEIITENPFAIMGAVLSRIEFQNEQILRLLQSKYNQSDSSEIGGINLAMEVTRLSKARIYTLVAERTIPHKKRGNRLTFRRSELLAWLDEGSRSTESVKN; translated from the coding sequence ATGACGCAAGGCAAAGAAATTATTACTGAGAATCCTTTTGCTATTATGGGTGCTGTATTGAGCCGGATAGAATTTCAAAATGAGCAAATCTTAAGGCTGCTTCAAAGCAAGTATAACCAATCAGATTCTAGTGAAATTGGCGGTATCAACTTAGCGATGGAAGTAACACGCCTAAGCAAAGCTCGCATTTACACCCTTGTAGCAGAACGAACAATCCCGCACAAAAAACGAGGCAACCGCCTGACGTTTCGGCGTTCTGAATTATTAGCATGGCTTGATGAAGGTTCTCGGTCCACAGAATCAGTAAAAAATTAA
- a CDS encoding antibiotic biosynthesis monooxygenase family protein: MYARIIQFPLKPESIDEAVSYFQNTVGPALQNHEGFQSSRMLSNSETNKGLMVTLWDTEANRQAAETNGFLQGVIKHMSNYFAGPPIIDYYEVNVQVP, translated from the coding sequence ATGTACGCACGCATTATCCAATTTCCTTTAAAGCCAGAAAGTATTGATGAGGCCGTAAGTTATTTTCAGAATACGGTTGGACCTGCCCTACAAAATCATGAAGGTTTCCAAAGCAGTCGGATGTTAAGTAATTCAGAAACAAATAAAGGATTGATGGTTACACTCTGGGATACGGAAGCCAATCGACAAGCCGCTGAAACCAATGGGTTTTTGCAGGGTGTTATCAAACACATGAGTAACTATTTTGCAGGGCCACCTATCATTGATTATTATGAAGTCAATGTACAGGTTCCTTGA
- a CDS encoding AAA family ATPase, which produces MNAQIINARQFNSVEEYKAATGLQDVPGEWMDLARHLGVPINPKGGRRSIYDAWKAQQAQQDGTTADTPKKSVATKVKATTVQVPVVTPEPETSVIANAAPEVVAIPDKPKTKAPRRMDFQNEEEFDAAMTEYVLANPRPEKPAGQHRRNYPNNEAGNKQFEAAKVEWQNHLNAKTVDVAVNPAPVANIAMVPTDVDNVEETARQLAKLLAGLTPKPGNAQIDPAQVAQMIQDAVKEETKGIHNILNNELYEYGELLKQIKQEVQNNTTTIHVKVNDKAAVQVDGLVHERFEDILKHVAVRDHVMLVGPAGSGKTTVCENVAQALALDFYCKSVCAQTSKSELLGYMDANGNFVSTEFRVAYENGGVFVLDEIDAGNPNVIAVLNSALANNYCAFADGMIRKHEDFVLIACANTFGTGASREYVGRNQLDSATLDRFSVIEFGYDEKLETALSPDKTFCQFVQAVRKELANERIVISPRASIQGGKLLAAGCTPQYVMQTRIIKGINASQADRVKAVFARFYKK; this is translated from the coding sequence ATGAACGCTCAAATTATCAACGCCCGTCAGTTCAATTCAGTAGAAGAATACAAAGCAGCAACCGGATTGCAGGACGTACCCGGTGAATGGATGGACTTAGCCCGTCACTTAGGTGTGCCTATCAATCCTAAAGGCGGTCGTCGTTCAATCTATGACGCTTGGAAAGCACAACAGGCACAACAGGACGGAACAACTGCTGATACTCCTAAGAAGTCAGTTGCCACGAAAGTAAAAGCCACTACGGTACAAGTGCCAGTAGTAACGCCTGAGCCTGAAACGTCAGTAATAGCGAATGCAGCGCCCGAAGTGGTTGCTATTCCTGATAAGCCGAAAACGAAAGCTCCCCGGCGTATGGACTTCCAGAACGAGGAGGAGTTTGATGCCGCCATGACTGAATATGTCCTAGCCAATCCACGCCCTGAAAAGCCAGCAGGGCAACATCGGAGAAACTACCCAAACAATGAAGCGGGTAACAAACAGTTTGAAGCTGCAAAGGTAGAATGGCAGAACCACCTGAACGCTAAGACTGTCGATGTTGCTGTTAATCCTGCGCCGGTTGCGAATATTGCTATGGTTCCTACCGATGTTGATAATGTCGAAGAAACAGCCCGTCAACTGGCTAAACTGCTGGCCGGTTTAACTCCTAAGCCGGGTAATGCTCAGATTGACCCTGCACAGGTTGCGCAAATGATTCAGGATGCCGTAAAAGAAGAAACGAAAGGCATCCACAACATACTGAATAACGAACTGTACGAGTACGGCGAGCTTCTGAAACAAATCAAGCAGGAAGTTCAGAACAACACGACAACCATTCACGTAAAAGTCAATGACAAAGCCGCTGTACAGGTTGACGGCCTAGTACATGAACGGTTTGAGGACATTCTGAAACACGTTGCCGTTCGTGACCACGTTATGTTAGTTGGCCCAGCCGGTTCAGGTAAGACGACCGTATGCGAGAATGTAGCTCAAGCCCTTGCGTTGGATTTCTACTGTAAATCGGTCTGCGCTCAAACCTCGAAGTCTGAACTACTCGGCTATATGGATGCAAACGGCAACTTTGTCAGCACTGAGTTCCGGGTAGCCTATGAGAATGGCGGGGTGTTTGTTCTGGATGAAATCGACGCTGGCAACCCGAACGTTATTGCGGTTCTTAACTCGGCTCTGGCAAATAACTATTGCGCTTTCGCTGACGGAATGATTCGCAAGCATGAGGATTTCGTTTTGATCGCCTGCGCCAATACGTTCGGAACAGGAGCCAGCCGCGAATATGTAGGCCGCAATCAGCTAGACAGCGCAACACTCGACCGTTTTTCTGTTATTGAGTTCGGTTATGATGAAAAGCTGGAAACGGCCCTTTCGCCTGATAAAACGTTCTGCCAGTTCGTTCAGGCTGTGCGTAAAGAGTTAGCCAACGAGCGGATAGTCATTAGCCCCCGCGCCAGCATTCAGGGCGGAAAACTCCTAGCTGCCGGTTGTACCCCGCAGTATGTAATGCAAACCCGAATCATTAAAGGCATCAACGCATCGCAGGCAGATCGAGTAAAGGCCGTGTTTGCTCGTTTCTACAAAAAGTAA
- a CDS encoding D-alanine--D-alanine ligase family protein, whose amino-acid sequence MKIGIFFGGPAREREVSFAGGRTALANLDKGLFEPVLIFVDGRGRFRLVTPEFLQAPSLRDALPQDNSGFSVYDESLSPNALDSALPEIRPEQFRDHFDLAFLAMHGPNCEDGAIQGLLEWYNMPYTGPGLAGSAVGINKILQNELIALANGQQKKTATISRDDYEQADKAQFFQSLTEHLGLPIVVKAPHQGSSIGVAIVREHDLEQFCRAVEQCFFTMNIQPDGWSTLSEWSHLSSDEKQELAQKMVSLDSGISFPVVIEQTGEVINHPTDFIAKLDALQNGPSISLAALNAEDEVLFEEFISGQEFSCGVIQDDDQVAIALPPTEIYNVTSFDFESKYKLSTTKKRIPVETSLENNRKIQLAVEQVFTRLGINVYARIDGFLTPSGDVLLHDPNTIPGMSPSSLIFKQMAEIGLNLANSLTYLIRQSLRERIRTGKDTFHLKSLLANLDAQLATRKANPLPERVISFGDSDEQFIAAKLQYNELAASGTVRPSLTYIKSKQEFHEIPVNLLFKDTIADLETALSQPRHPLLVETTERTRHITERYLVQ is encoded by the coding sequence GTGAAAATAGGCATTTTCTTTGGAGGTCCAGCGCGGGAGCGCGAGGTATCATTTGCGGGTGGCCGCACAGCTTTGGCAAATTTAGATAAAGGCCTGTTTGAGCCGGTTTTAATTTTCGTAGATGGGCGTGGTCGTTTTAGACTCGTTACCCCTGAATTTCTACAAGCCCCTTCGCTTCGGGATGCGCTGCCACAAGATAATTCTGGATTTTCAGTTTATGACGAATCACTAAGCCCTAATGCGCTTGATTCAGCTTTACCCGAAATACGCCCTGAACAGTTCCGAGATCATTTCGATTTGGCCTTTTTAGCCATGCATGGTCCCAACTGCGAAGATGGAGCGATTCAGGGATTGCTTGAATGGTATAACATGCCCTACACAGGTCCAGGTCTGGCTGGTTCGGCTGTGGGTATCAACAAAATTCTGCAAAACGAACTGATAGCCCTGGCGAATGGGCAGCAGAAAAAAACGGCGACGATTAGCCGGGATGACTATGAACAAGCTGACAAAGCCCAGTTCTTTCAATCGCTAACGGAGCATTTAGGCTTACCGATTGTTGTTAAAGCGCCACACCAAGGTTCATCGATTGGCGTAGCTATTGTGCGTGAACATGATCTGGAGCAGTTCTGTCGGGCTGTTGAGCAGTGTTTCTTCACTATGAACATCCAACCCGACGGTTGGAGTACGTTGAGCGAATGGAGCCATTTATCGTCGGATGAAAAACAAGAGCTGGCCCAGAAAATGGTTAGCCTGGATTCGGGGATTAGCTTTCCGGTTGTTATTGAGCAAACGGGCGAAGTGATCAATCATCCTACGGATTTTATTGCAAAACTCGACGCTCTTCAAAACGGCCCAAGCATTAGCCTTGCTGCACTGAATGCCGAAGATGAAGTGCTTTTCGAGGAATTTATTAGTGGTCAGGAGTTTTCCTGTGGGGTTATTCAGGACGACGACCAGGTTGCTATTGCCCTACCGCCAACCGAGATTTACAATGTGACGAGTTTCGACTTTGAATCCAAATACAAACTCAGCACGACTAAGAAACGTATACCTGTTGAGACAAGCTTAGAGAATAATCGCAAAATTCAGTTGGCGGTCGAGCAGGTCTTTACCCGATTAGGTATAAATGTTTATGCGCGAATTGATGGTTTTTTGACCCCGTCTGGCGATGTCTTGCTACACGATCCTAACACCATACCCGGTATGTCGCCTTCGTCGCTCATCTTTAAGCAGATGGCCGAAATTGGTCTCAACCTGGCCAATTCACTGACTTATCTGATTCGGCAATCCCTGCGGGAGCGTATTCGCACCGGAAAAGACACCTTCCACCTCAAAAGCCTACTGGCTAATCTGGATGCTCAGTTAGCCACTCGCAAAGCAAATCCATTACCGGAGCGCGTTATTTCGTTTGGCGATAGCGATGAGCAGTTTATTGCAGCCAAACTGCAATACAACGAACTAGCCGCTTCGGGTACCGTCCGTCCATCCCTAACCTACATCAAAAGCAAACAGGAATTTCACGAAATCCCGGTCAATTTGCTTTTTAAGGATACTATTGCCGACCTAGAAACTGCCCTCAGTCAGCCAAGGCACCCTCTGCTTGTCGAAACGACCGAACGCACTCGTCACATCACAGAGCGCTATTTGGTTCAATAG
- a CDS encoding AAA family ATPase, with translation MQSFDIVRRSTPPQSFRVASVVGTFDLQSETTEERFTGVIDPPTGWQVGLIVGASGTGKTTIAKELFPDAYITAFEYGKPSILDDMPGHCSVSEITSMFNAVGFSSPPSWLKPYEVLSNGEKMRVDLANALLRKDSLIVFDEFTSVVDRTVAQVGSYAVQKAIRRSDKQFIAVTCHYDVEQYLQPDWVFDTNTMTFRVPEVTDAGKPEPGQHPASSISTSMLVRGLSVSVSYGRRLASITI, from the coding sequence ATGCAAAGTTTTGACATTGTAAGACGATCTACGCCCCCGCAATCGTTCCGGGTTGCGTCCGTTGTTGGTACGTTTGATCTGCAATCCGAAACGACCGAAGAACGATTTACGGGGGTTATTGACCCGCCGACAGGCTGGCAGGTTGGCCTGATCGTCGGTGCATCTGGTACGGGTAAGACGACGATAGCCAAAGAACTATTCCCGGATGCGTACATAACCGCATTCGAGTATGGCAAGCCGTCAATACTGGACGACATGCCGGGGCATTGTTCCGTTAGTGAGATTACCAGCATGTTTAATGCCGTTGGGTTCAGTTCGCCACCGTCGTGGCTCAAGCCGTACGAAGTGCTGTCTAATGGCGAAAAGATGCGGGTTGACCTGGCTAACGCCTTGCTCAGAAAAGACAGCCTGATTGTGTTTGATGAGTTCACATCTGTAGTCGATAGAACGGTTGCTCAGGTTGGCAGTTATGCCGTTCAGAAAGCAATCAGACGTTCTGATAAGCAATTCATTGCCGTAACGTGTCACTACGACGTAGAACAGTATCTGCAACCGGATTGGGTATTCGATACCAATACAATGACGTTCAGAGTGCCGGAGGTCACTGATGCGGGAAAGCCGGAGCCGGGACAACACCCGGCCTCTTCCATATCGACATCTATGCTTGTGAGGGGGCTATCCGTAAGCGTGAGCTATGGAAGGCGTTTAGCAAGCATCACTATCTAG
- a CDS encoding Gfo/Idh/MocA family protein has protein sequence MSSSAKPLRVLVVGCGNMGASHAIAYKTIGGFDICGIVSTGNSKVVLNERLGGGYTLYNDYKTALATTKPDAVCISTYPDTHESFAIMAFEQGCHVFMEKPIADTVEGARRVMEAAQQADRKLVIGYILRHHPSWEKFVEIAQQLGKPLVMRMNLNQQSHGTMWTVHRNLMKSLSPIVDCGVHYIDVMCQMTRSKPLQVNAIGARLTNDIPADNYNYGQLQIRFEDGSVGWYEAGWGPMMSETAFFVKDVIGPDGCVSIVAKNAGAAGKSDNVDSHTKTESLRVHRAKLDENDQFTEADAWIDMQDEPDHQELCNREQRYFLKAIQENLDLTDHMQDAVNSLQIAFACDESVRTGQPVML, from the coding sequence ATGTCAAGTTCTGCTAAACCCCTTCGGGTACTCGTTGTCGGTTGCGGCAACATGGGAGCATCGCATGCAATTGCCTATAAAACTATCGGTGGTTTCGACATTTGTGGAATCGTTTCGACCGGAAATAGTAAGGTCGTCTTGAATGAACGTTTGGGTGGAGGGTACACCCTTTACAATGATTATAAAACCGCCCTTGCCACGACTAAACCCGATGCCGTCTGCATTTCCACCTATCCCGATACGCATGAATCGTTTGCTATTATGGCGTTTGAGCAGGGCTGCCATGTGTTTATGGAGAAACCAATAGCCGATACGGTTGAAGGAGCCAGACGCGTTATGGAGGCTGCACAGCAGGCCGATAGAAAGCTGGTGATCGGGTATATCTTACGGCATCATCCCTCCTGGGAGAAATTTGTAGAAATCGCCCAGCAACTGGGGAAACCGCTGGTGATGCGGATGAATCTCAATCAACAGAGTCATGGAACTATGTGGACCGTGCATCGGAATTTAATGAAAAGCCTGAGTCCGATTGTTGATTGTGGTGTTCATTATATTGATGTCATGTGCCAGATGACTCGTTCGAAACCGTTACAGGTCAATGCAATAGGTGCCCGGCTTACGAATGATATTCCGGCTGATAATTACAACTATGGCCAGTTACAGATTCGTTTCGAAGACGGTTCGGTGGGTTGGTACGAAGCTGGTTGGGGGCCTATGATGAGTGAAACCGCTTTTTTTGTGAAGGATGTTATAGGGCCTGATGGCTGTGTGTCGATTGTGGCCAAAAATGCAGGAGCGGCCGGTAAGTCAGATAATGTCGATTCGCATACTAAGACGGAATCGTTACGGGTCCATCGCGCTAAACTTGATGAAAATGACCAGTTTACTGAGGCCGATGCCTGGATCGATATGCAGGATGAACCAGACCACCAGGAGCTATGTAATCGGGAACAACGCTACTTTTTGAAAGCTATTCAGGAAAATCTCGATTTAACGGATCATATGCAGGACGCAGTCAATAGTTTGCAAATTGCGTTTGCCTGCGACGAATCTGTACGGACTGGACAGCCAGTTATGCTGTAA
- a CDS encoding NifU family protein: protein METVVTNDELITKIERALDSMRPYLAADGGNVKVLEVTDDKTVRLELIGSCGSCPMSAMTFKGGLEEAILRAVPEITKVEAVNITPAF, encoded by the coding sequence ATGGAAACGGTAGTTACCAACGACGAACTGATTACGAAAATAGAACGTGCCCTCGATAGCATGCGCCCTTATCTGGCTGCCGATGGTGGCAATGTGAAAGTGCTGGAAGTTACTGACGATAAGACCGTTCGGCTCGAATTGATTGGTTCATGCGGCTCATGTCCTATGTCGGCAATGACTTTCAAGGGAGGGTTAGAGGAAGCTATCTTACGGGCTGTACCTGAAATTACTAAAGTCGAAGCTGTTAATATTACTCCAGCTTTTTAG
- a CDS encoding DUF7192 family protein, with amino-acid sequence MAAFTQQLLNRAYVNDLGELSIAKLIELSGCDQYTADLGLVGDEWTLKRFLAIRKNCKLALPERLNPSYDVAGDFVDVGLYLSGEPECMFNYDAQFDQSKFIDVTIRIGRPSRTEDYKVFYYYANVLQAIDILESQGLRCRITATADFYNKKDRHRILFRTPIKEYSEPVNMAVFAGVILNNDFFSTAVCDTIDNYYRARVTGYSYCSDMVEQVVPQSEEAIIFPSMYFNRYDRAYSYPFDEYLSAIGLGQLLNS; translated from the coding sequence ATGGCCGCATTTACCCAACAGCTTTTAAATCGCGCTTACGTTAACGATTTAGGCGAATTATCGATTGCTAAACTGATTGAGCTTTCCGGTTGTGATCAATACACAGCCGACTTAGGTTTGGTCGGCGACGAATGGACACTGAAACGATTTCTCGCTATTCGCAAAAACTGCAAACTTGCCTTACCTGAGCGCCTAAACCCAAGCTACGACGTAGCTGGCGACTTTGTTGATGTCGGCCTATACCTGAGCGGAGAGCCTGAGTGTATGTTTAACTACGATGCTCAGTTCGATCAGTCCAAATTTATTGATGTTACCATTCGCATCGGCAGACCGAGCCGAACAGAAGACTATAAGGTTTTTTATTACTACGCCAACGTATTACAGGCGATTGACATTCTCGAATCTCAGGGGTTACGCTGCCGGATTACTGCAACTGCTGATTTCTACAACAAAAAAGATAGACACCGCATCCTGTTTCGGACGCCCATTAAGGAATATTCAGAGCCTGTCAATATGGCCGTTTTCGCTGGTGTTATTTTAAATAATGATTTCTTTTCGACTGCCGTATGCGATACGATTGACAACTACTACAGAGCAAGGGTTACGGGCTATTCGTATTGCTCGGATATGGTTGAGCAGGTAGTCCCGCAAAGCGAAGAAGCAATCATTTTCCCGTCAATGTATTTCAACCGATACGATAGAGCGTATAGCTACCCCTTTGATGAATACCTGTCTGCTATCGGACTAGGCCAGCTTCTTAATTCTTAA